From a region of the Odontesthes bonariensis isolate fOdoBon6 chromosome 2, fOdoBon6.hap1, whole genome shotgun sequence genome:
- the LOC142392252 gene encoding vinculin-like isoform X3 → MPVFHTKTIESILEPVAQQISHLVIMHEEGEVDGKAIPDLTVPVAAVQAAVSNLVRVGKETVQTTEDQLMKRDMPPAFIKVENSCSKLIQAAQMLKADPYSVPARDYLIDGSRGILSGTSDLLLTFDEAEVRKIIRVCKGILEYLTVAEVVETMEDLITYTKNLGPGMTKMSKMIEERQQELTHQEHRQMLVNSMNTIKELLPVLISAIKIFVATKSSRGAGVEEAERNRRFTFEKMSAEINEIMRVLQLTTWDEDAWANKDMEALKRSLALIESKMAQAKNWLKDPHGQPGDPGEVALHVILDEAGKVGELCAGKERKDILATSKALGQMTDQVADLRARGQGPSPGCVQRAGQCSQGLDLLFGKVDSAARRLEALINAKQAIARRLDAAQAWLADPNGGPEGEENIRALLAEAKRIADLCEDPKERDDILRSISEIAGLTARLVELRKQGKGDSPEARALAKQIGAALLNLQSKTNRAVANMRPAKPAVTLEGKMEQALRWVNNPGVDDRGVECERLEWNTGQAAIRGMVGEGRRLGGGLLGPYRQDMTGRCDRTEALMTSLAEMAGRGEAEAPHARATAAQLQDTLKDLRQHMQEVMTQEVSDVFSDTTTPIKLLAVAATAPPDAPNREEVFEERAGNFETHSGRLGATAEKAAAVGTANKSTVEGIHAAVKHSRELTPQVTSAACILLKNPGNKAAYEHFDTMKNQWIDNVERLTGLVDEAIDTKSLLDASEEAIKKDIDKCRVAMANVQPQMLVAGATSIARRANRVLLVAKREVENSEDPRFRDTVKHASDILSHTISPMVMDAKAVAGNIQDKALQKAYLDSCLRILAAVGKVREAFQPQEPEFPPPPPDLDQLHVSDEQAPPKPPLPEGEVPPPRPPPPEEKDEEFPEQKAGEVLSEPMMVAARQLHDEARKWSSKGNDIIGAAKRMALLMAEMSRLVRGGSGNKRALIQCAKDIAKASDEVTRLAKEVAKQCTDRRIRTNLLQVCERIPTISTQLKILSTVKATMLGRTNISEEESEQATDMLVHNAQNLMQSVKETVREAEAASIKIRTDAGFTLRWVRKTPWYQ, encoded by the exons GTGGGGAAAGAAACAGTTCAAACCACAGAGGACCAGCTGATGAAGAGAGACATGCCTCCTGCTTTTATTAA GGTGGAGAACTCATGCTCAAAGCTCATCCAGGCAGCTCAGATGCTTAAGGCAGATCCGTACTCTGTTCCTGCTCGGGATTACCTGATCGATGGATCCAGAGGGATACTGTCCGGAACGTCCGACCTGCTCCTTACCTTTGATGAAGCAGAG GTGCGTAAGATAATCCGTGTGTGTAAAGGCATCCTGGAGTATCTGACAGTAGCTGAAGTGGTGGAGACCATGGAGGACCTCATCACTTACACCAAAAACCTTGGACCAG GGATGACCAAAATGTCAAAGATGATTGAGGAGAGACAGCAGGAGCTGACGCACCAAGAACATAGACAGATGCTCGTCAACTCCATGAACACTATCAAAGAGCTGCTGCCTGTTCTTATCTCAG CTATAAAGATTTTTGTTGCTACCAAGAGCAGTCGAGGTGCCGGCgttgaggaggcagagaggaacaGAAGGTTTACCTTTGAAAAGATGAGCGCTGAAATCAACGAGATCATGAGAGTCTTACAACTCACCACGTGGGACGAAGACGCCTGGGCCAATAAG GATATGGAGGCTTTGAAGAGATCCCTGGCTTTGATTGAATCAAAGATGGCACAAGCTAAAAACTGGCTCAAAGACCCTCATGGACAGCCAG GAGACCCTGGTGAGGTGGCATTACATGTGATACTGGACGAAGCTGGTAAAGTGGGAGAGCTGTGCGCTGGGAAGGAGAGGAAAGACATACTGGCGACCTCTAAGGCTCTGGGACAAATGACTGACCAGGTCGCAGATCTACGAGCCAG AGGCCAGGGTCCATCCCCAGGGTGTGTGCAGCGTGCAGGCCAGTGCTCTCAGGGCCTAGATTTGTTATTTGGCAAAGTGGACAGTGCTGCGCGCAGATTGGAGGCTCTAATCAATGCCAAGCAGGCCATTGCCAGGAGGCTGGACGCTGCACAG GCATGGCTGGCTGATCCCAATGGTGGTCCTGAAGGGGAGGAGAACATCAGGGCGCTACTAGCAGAGGCCAAACGCATCGCCGATCTATGTGAAGACCCCAAAGAGAGAGATGACATCCTGCGCTCTATAAGTGAGATCGCAGGACTCACCGCCAGGCTCGTGGAGCTCCGTAAACA GGGTAAAGGTGACAGTCCAGAGGCCCGTGCACTGGCGAAGCAGATTGGAGCAGCACTGCTGAACCTGCAGTCCAAAACCAACCGGGCTGTAGCTAACATGAGGCCAGCCAAGCCTGCGGTCACCTTGGAAGGCAAGATGGAGCAGGCCCTCCGCTGGGTTAACAACCCTGGGGTAGATGACAGGGGAGTAG AGTGTGAAAGGCTAGAGTGGAACACAG GTCAGGCAGCAATCAGAGGGATGGTTGGGGAAGGGAGGAGGCTGGGAGGAGGCCTATTAGGCCCATATCGACAGGACATGACTGGACGCTGCGACCGAACAGAAGCACTAATGACATCTTTGGCGGAAATGGCCGGCAGGGGTGAGGCTGAGGCTCCTCATGCACGAGCGACCGCTGCACAACTGCAGGACACCCTCAAG GACCTGAGACAGCATATGCAGGAGGTGATGACCCAggaggtgtcagatgttttcaGCGACACCACCACCCCAATCAAGCTGCTAGCTGTGGCTGCAACTGCTCCACCTGATGCCCCCAACAGAGAAGAG GTTTTTGAAGAACGTGCAGGGAATTTTGAGACCCATTCAGGTCGTTTGGGAGCAACCGCAGAGAAGGCAGCTGCCGTTGGAACAGCCAATAAAAGTACAGTAGAGGGCATACATGCTGCTGTAAAACATTCTCGGGAGCTCACACCACAG GTGACTTCTGCTGCTTGCATCTTGCTGAAGAATCCTGGCAACAAAGCAGCTTATGAGCACTTTGACACCATGAAAAACCAGTGGATTGACAATGTGGAGAGACTCACTG GTCTAGTTGATGAAGCCATAGACACCAAATCGCTGCtcgatgcttctgaggaggctATAAAGAAAGACATTGACAAGTGCCGTGTTGCTATGGCAAATGTTCAACCTCAAATGCTTGTTGCCGGGGCAACAAGCATAGCAAGACGAGCTAACCGGGTTCTATTGGTGGCTAAGAGAGAAGTTGAAAACTCTGAGGATCCACGCTTCAGAGACACTGTGAAACATGCCTCAGACATCCTCTCACACACCATCTCACCCATGGTGATGGATGCCAAGGCAGTGGCTGGGAATATACAAGATAAAG CTTTACAGAAAGCTTATTTGGACTCATGTTTGAGGATCCTGGCTGCAGTGGGAAAAGTTAGAGAAGCCTTCCAGCCTCAGGAGCCAGAATTCCCTCCTCCGCCTCCTGACCTCGACCAGCTCCAT GTTAGTGATGAGCAGGCTCCACCCAAGCCCCCCTTGCCAGAGGGCGAAGTGCCCCCACCTCGACCCCCTCCTCCAGAGGAAAAAGATGAGGAGTTCCCGGAGCAGAAGGCGGGCGAGGTGCTCAGTGAGCCTATGATGGTAGCAGCCAGGCAGCTGCATGACGAGGCACGCAAGTGGTCGAGCAAG GGTAACGACATCATAGGAGCAGCCAAGCGGATGGCTCTTCTGATGGCAGAAATGTCGCGGCTGGTGCGTGGAGGAAGCGGGAACAAACGAGCGCTGATTCAGTGTGCTAAGGACATCGCTAAGGCCTCAGACGAGGTGACGAGACTGGCCAAAGAAGTGGCCAAGCAGTGCACCGACAGGCGCATCAGAACTAACCTGCTGCAG GTCTGTGAACGAATCCCTACCATCAGCACTCAGTTGAAGATCCTCTCTACGGTCAAAGCCACCATGCTGGGACGAACGAACATTAGTGAAGAGGAGTCAGAACAG GCCACTGACATGTTGGTTCATAACGCTCAGAATTTGATGCAGTCAGTGAAGGAGACTGTCAGAGAAGCAGAAGCTGCCTCCATCAAGATCCGTACTGATGCAGGATTCACCCTCCGCTGGGTGAGGAAGACCCCCTGGTATCAATAA